The sequence CCCCTTGATGCGGTCTTTGAAGTTCTCTTCGGTTTCCGTCAGCACATGCTGAACCCTTGGCGAATGCAGGCAGTCTGAGACGTTTTCAAAGTTTTCTTCCATAGGGCATCAGTCCTTTATTTCTATTTTGTCTCCGTAAAGCTTTATTCTTTTACCGTTTCCGATGAGTCCGGCGAAGCGCACTCCGGAGTACAGCGGCGTTTCAGTGCGTATGCAGTATTCCGTGAGGTATGCAAACAGCGGAGCCGTGTCTGTCACCACTGCGTGGCACCCGTCCAGACAGCTCAGCATCACGGGGGAGAGATTGCGCACAAGGGCAATGTCCGTGAGTCTGTCACCAATGCGGACAGGAGCGCAGCCCACACCCTCATAATCCTTATGACCGAACGACACGCAGGGGATTTCCGTCTGCTTTTTTGTCAGCATTTTTTTGACTATTGAGGCAGTGTCCGCTATGTCCTTTTCGTAAATATCGTAAGGCACAAACTGAGCCGCCGTGCGTTCCCCCTGCCATTTCTTGAACCAAAGGGTGACGGGTATGTTGCCGTAGTACTCGTCATTATAGAAATTTTTGAGATCAGTGAGGTCAAATGCGAATGCGTCCATTGGGCTTTTTATCAGCCTGCCCTCAACCATTTCACTGCCGAAGGAGAGCACAAGACCGCTGAGAGCAGCCGAAACGCCGAAGAGAGCTTCCGCCGCCCGATCTCTGAGGTCAAGGCAGGCGTGGAGGCTTTTCACTGCTCTGCGGAGCTTATCCTTACCGATAAGGAACCTTTTTGCGGCGGGCAGTGCAGCGAACAGAGAATCAAAGTCCGCGGTCTTAAAGCTCCGGTGTATCACCGATTTTACAGGCGGGTAGAACGGATCAAGAAACGGCGGCATATCGAGAGATGAGTCTATCAGCGATTTTTCTCTTGTGAGATAGACAAACCTCAGCAGGGTTTCAAAATCCTTCAGCATGGAGTAGGCTTCGGTGAACGCTTCCCACGTTTTAAGCTGGATAAGCTGCATTGTCATTGCGCAGAGGGCTAAAAGCTCGCTGAAATCATCTGAGAAGAGGAGTTCTTTAGTGATCTCCTTTGACTTTATGTCCTCTATGCCTTCGGTGATCTCTTCATCGTTTATGGCGAAGATCTTAAGGTTCGGATGCTTAAAGGATGACTTGGTGTTCTTCACATATATCCACGGAGCGTAGTTCAGCAGGTAGTAGTCCTGAGTTGTTCCGGCGGTGGTGCAGATGTGCTCGGCGTTTGAGGTGTTGATAAACGGCTTGCCGCATATGCAGGCGAGGGACGGGCTGGATGTTTTCACGTTAACGCTTATCATCAGCGGGTTAAACAAATCAGGCACAGTCTTTGCGAGGGACAGGGCAAAGGGCGAAAGGGTTTCGGGGAGGTATCCGCTCAGCATACCCCTTCCGTACAGGGTTTTTTCCGGTGCTCCTTCGTTCTGGGAGAGTGTGTATTCCACTGAGGAAAGAGCTGCGGGAACCGACGGAATCCGCCTGTCGTACAGGTATTTGTCGGCTGGCGTTATCTCCTCCGCCCTGAAAACGAAGCGCTGGTCCTCCCCTGAGAGGAAAACACCGAGGCGCACGGAAATATCAAGCCCCTTTTCAATATTGACCGCTGTTTCCGCAAGCTTTACCATTTTGGCGGGTTCAATATTGGGCTCACCCTCTATGAGGCGCACGAAGTCCTTATAAACGCCTTTAAGCAGAACTGCCCTGAACTCCCCGCTGGTAAGCCCGACAAGACCTGCGTTGTCGGCAAACACTGTTTCCAGCCAAACCGTCACGGTGCCCGCAGGCATGTCATAGCTTGCTCCGTCAAAGGAAAAGGCGCCGTTTTCGGACGGACGGATCACTTTTATTCCGAGATTTTCGATTTTATTAAGCATATCTTCCATAGCTGAATTATCCTTTTCCCGCCTTCGTTCGTCAAGGTGATTATTTATTATGAAAAGATGTTGCAGAGTTAAGCTTAATACGGATAATATGAACTTGGAGAACGTTATGAAGGTTTTGATAATTAACGGGAGCCCCCGTGCAAAAGGCAACTGCGCATGGCTTTCAGAACAGCTTGCTGAAAAATACAGCGGCGAGGACTGCGAGGTTATCGCACTGAAGGATCTTAAATTTTCAAACTGCGGCGGATGCGAAAACTGCCGCACAGGTGAAGGAATCTGTGAAACGGACGACGACCTTAAAGCCGTGCTGCCCAAGCTCCTTGAGGCGGATCTGATTATTCTCTCCTCCCCCAACTATTACGCGGCGGTTTCAGGCATCTGCAAAACCTTTATGGACAGATGGGTCTGCCTCAAGAAAAGAGCCGGAATCCCCCAGTTCAGACCGGAGCAGAAGCTGTTCTTTGTCTTTGTTCAGGGCGCGGGGAACAGAGGTCACGGCGAACCGGCAGTGGAATGGGCGAAGAAGGTTTGCACCCACTACGGGCTTAAGTTTTACGGAATGGTTATACCCAACTGCGCCGCTGACAGCAGAGACGGCATAAGGCTCAAAATGGATGAAATCCGCATGAACCTGAGCATGTTTCTTTAATAACCCGAGCATAAAGAAGCCCGCCCTGAAGGGGATTATTGATTGGCGGTTTTCTTGACAGATATAATGTAACGGAGGTTTTATAAATGGCTGTTTCCTACAGAGAATTAGGTCTTGTGAACACAAGGGAAATGTTCAAAAAAGCTATGGAAGGCAAGTACGCCGTACCCGCTTACAACTTCAACAACCTTGAGCAGCTTCAGGCGATAGTAACCGCCTGCGTGCAGACCAAGTCACCCCTGATCCTTCAGGTTTCCAAAGGGGCAAGGGAATACGCGAACGCCACCATGCTCCGCTATATGGCAATGGGCGCCACGGCGCTTGCCAAGGAAATGGGCTGCGAAATACCCATAGCGCTGCATCTTGACCACGGGGATACCTTTGAGACATGCAAGGACTGCGTTGACTTCGGTTTCTCATCAGTAATGATAGACGGCAGCCACCACTCCTTTGAAGACAACATAGCAGTCACCAAAAAAGTCGTTGAGTACGCCCACCAGTTTGATGTAACGGTTGAGGGCGAACTCGGTGTTCTCGCAGGGATAGAGGACGATGTTTCCGCCGAGAAATCTCACTACACCAACCCTGACGAGGTTGAGGAATTTGTCAAGAGAACAGGCGTTGATTCCCTTGCGATCTCCATCGGCACCTCACACGGGGCTTACAAATTTAAGGTTAAACCCGGCGAATCAGTGCCCCCTCTCCGTTTTGACATACTTGAGGAGTGCGAAAAACGTCTTCCCGGTTTTCCCATAGTTCTCCACGGCGCGTCTTCTGTTGTCCCGAAATATGTGGAAATCATTAATAATTACGGCGGCAAGCTTGACGGCGCGGTGGGAATCCCCGAGGAGCAGCTGAGAAAAGCCGCCGAAAGCGCCGTGTGCAAAATCAACATAGACAGCGACGGCAGGCTGGCATTCACGGCGATGATAAGGGAAACTCTGGCAAAACACCCCGATGAGTTTGACCCCAGAAAATATCTTAAACCCGCAAGAACAGAGCTTATAGAGCTTTACAAGCATAAAAACCTTAACGTTCTCGGCTCCGCCGGCAAAGCGTAAAAAGACGATTCCCAAGCCCTTCTGAATAAAACGGGAGGGCTTTTCTATTTCCTGAGTATTTCCGATTTCGGTTCGAGGATAAGGCTGAACCTGTTGTTTTTCCCTGTGGGCGGTCTTCTGCTTATTATGCGGTATTCGCTCCTGACAGCCTCTTCCACGAAACGGTAAAGCTCTTTGGCGTCATATTTTCCGTTGCTCTCAAGGTTAATTGCTCTTTCCGTCCGGTCGTAATCTATGCGGCAGTAGGGAATATTCAGATCCAAATGCTTTTTCTTGGGGATGAACGGTGAGGCGAGGTCGTTAATATAAGTTTCTATGAGGGTTTTCTCTTTTTCCGCCGCGGTTTCTATCAGCAGCGGGATCCTTACTCCGAAATAGTGGGTGTAGACGAAGCATGCAAGGCTGACGGACAGTACGAACGCAAGGGAGTTGAAATCAGGCTCAAAAGGCATGAGACCGCTTACCGCAATAAATCCGGAGAAGCCGCACAAAACGTATGATGATGCCTTAAATCTTATTATTCTGTAGGATATTATCTCGGAAAACATTGCGAGTATTCCGTAAAGTCCGGCAATCAGAAATAATGTCCTTACCGCTATCAGGGCCAGCGTTCCGCCGTAATCATAAAACATAAATACCTTTTCGGAATCAGTGATAATACATATATCGGTATTAATTATTATAATATTAATCTTAATTCATGAAAGTTCCAGTGAATTTTACCTTAAATGAAAAAAGGAGGCTGTGAAGCCTCCTCAGACTGGTGATAAATTGCGGGATTTGATATAGAAGATAGATGAGATTGCTTCGCTAAGATCTGCAATGACAGTCGGTTACGTCACTATGAGGAGCAAAGAGGCGCGGCAGTCTCAAACTTTTCAGTTTGCTATAAGACTAATGCTCAAAGTCAATGCGGATTCTTGCCCTTCCTGTGAGCGCCTCCACAAGGTTTTCCCTGTCCTGCGGTTTTTCGTATATCTGGTCTATATCTCTCGTGCCGTCCTGAAGACTGGTCAGTAGGAGGTTCGGCTGCTGAATAACAGGAGCCCTGTTTTCAGAGAGAGCGCTTCTGTCGGCTAAGCCGTCCGTTTCGTCCTCATAGTCAATGTCGGTCTCCGGCTGGCTGCGTGTGACGTTCATCTCATCGCTGTCCTGCCTGATCAGCAGCGACTGCCCCGGGTTGAGAAGCACACTCTGCTCCGGCACATCAAGCCTGCTGACCTCCACCACACCTTCGTTAACGGTTACCCTCGTGAGCTCGGGCAGAACATCTATGCGGAAGGAAGTGCCCTTGACGCCTATGATCGATGTGGTGGTCTTGACCTTGAAGTCTCCGCTGACGTCCTCAGACTTGGCAATGTCAAAGAGAACACGTCCTTTCTGAATATCGGCGTTGTAGTCCTTTCCGCGCTCTATGCCGTTTATTTTCAGCCTGCTTCTTTCATAGATCTTAACGCTGGAGCCGTCCACAAAAGTGACCTCAGCGTAGCTCTTTCTTTTTGTGCGTATGAGGTCGTCGGTGAGGAACTCTGTCCCGGGCTTGGCTGCCCTGCCCACCACCTGCTGCTCTTTCAGGACTTCGACTTTTCCGTTAACCAGTTTTATATCTCCCGCTTTTTCCGCAGCAAAAGCAGGGAGTGCGAGGAGAAAAGCGGTCAGTAATATTGCTGTTGATCTCATCTTTTGCTCCTTAATAGAAATAGCTCACGCCCATATCGAAGACGTGCTTTTTATAGTCGTTAATATCTTCATTGGAGTCGTTGAGGCTGAATCTGTAGCCGAAGTTAATGTAATGCCTCTCAAGGAATTTGTAGAGGACTGTCGCTGCCGCGCTGTGGTATCTGTCCTCACGTCCGCCGTTTTTGTAGTCATAGAGAATCGTATTGTAGTCAAGCTGGAGGGTGGTGTCCTTCATGACCTGTCCGGCATAGGTGAGTTTAAGCTCGCCGGTAGTGACTTCTCTGAATTTTCCGTCAGTGTCTTCCGTGCCGAGGTGTCCTTCAAGGCTTGCCATGTGGATTTTGCTGAAAATTCTGGAAACGCCTAAGCCGCCCTTGTATTCGGTTCCGTCTCTGCTGTAGTCAGCGGGAGTTGCCGTGTCGTAATCCCTGAAGGTGACGGACACGGGGGCATAAAAACGCCATTTGTCCATGAGGTATGCTCCCTTCGCCTCAAGGGTAATTGTGTCGGAGTATTTTTCACCGTCCATGTAAGTGAGAGCATAGCTTACATAAGGGAGAGTCAGCTCGAAATCATCATACTTTTTGATAAAGCCGGCATAAAGCTTATGAGACTGGGCGTCGTATTCCGAAACGCTGTGGTTCCATGATTTGTAGTTGAGCAGTCCGGTATCTATCCTGTCGTAGAGAACGTCATAGAAGCTCAGTCTGAGATCTGCGAATATGTATGTTCTGAAGCTGTCCTCTTCGGAGAAGCTCTCCACCTTGTCCTCATCCACTGAGGTAACGTTGGTGTCGTACTGCTCGCCTATGGCGATAACAGCGCCGAAAAGTTTTTTCTGTTTTTCAAGCTCCTGCTTCTTCTGTCTTACGAAGTTGGGCGAGGAGGAAGCCATAGCCTCATAGGCTTTTTCACTGCATCCGAAGCGTTTCTGTGAGGCGCACATTTCGGCTATCATGTAGCTGCTGTTTGCGTATGCTTCGGTGTTTTCGCCGCTTACGCCGCGGAAATTCCTGAAAGCCGTCTGCACGTTACCTTTTTTCAGGTCAAGTATGCCCCTGCGGTAGGTGTAGCGGTCGTCCTTAACACGGACTGCCTCAAGCTCTGCTTCGGCTTTTTCAAGGTCGCCTGAGTTTATGTATATGTCTGTTATGCGGTAGTCCACTTCCGGATCGGATTCCTTAGTTGTTTTGTATTTAAGGAAATATTTGAGAGCTGATTCAAGGTCGCCTGTGCCGTAGTAGGAGAACCCTTTATTTTTGTAGACATCAGGCCAGTAGAGATCCTTCTTTTCCTCCCTGTCCATGAGATATATCGCCTCATCGAAGTCTTCGGCGGCAACCAGCCTGCCCGCTGCGGCGTAGCCTTTAGCAAGCTGCCCGCTGTCAAAGAGGCAGAGGGCGAGATAAAAGTCCTGTGAAACGCCTTCCTTTTCAGCAAGCTCCGTGAGCTCTGCGGTCATGTTATCACACTGACCGCTGCTTATTTTTTCAAAAACTGGCGTGTAGTTTTCCGGACTGCCGCCGGATATGGGATAATCATAAGCTGACGCGGCGGAAGCGCAAAACAGTATTGCAGCCGCGAAAACAGTTGTCCTTATACTCATGAAGTGTTCCTCCGGAGGAATTAAATTTGTTTATGGCTTTATGGGCAAAACAGTAAGAAAGCTGATTAATTTTAAAGCCGCTCCGCCCTTTTGTAAAGCCGATCAGAGCTTTTTTGCCCTGTAGTGCCCGTTAATTATGAAGCCGATACCCGCAATCACCATGATAATGCTGACGATATGAGGGGCGCGGAGGAGACCGAGCATGAGATCATCGGCACGGAAGAATGTAACCAGCGCACGGATTACTCCGTAGGCAATGAGGTAGCCGCCGACAATTCTGCCCGTGCCTATATTGGAGTCTTTTCTCCACATAATGAACAGAATCGCGAAGCCGATGAAGTTGAGGAACATTTCATAGAAAAATGTGGGGTGAACGGGCAGAGTGCCGAAATCACGCCATGCGGCGGCGCCGAACTTATTGGTGAAGCTTATTCCCCAAGGGAAGTACTCCCTGATGTAATAGACTTTGTCCATAAAGGTCACAGCCAGTCCGTCCGGGGTCTGCGCTGCTATATCCTTAAGGCGGGAGACGCTTTCGGGGTTATTGTTGAGTCCCGCTGTTTTCAGCGTCTGCGCCCAGAACTGAGGGAAGACGTTTTCAGCGCGGAAGATGATTGAAGGGGGCGTAAGAGTGGGCACACCGTGCGCCTCGCCGTTGGCGAAGTTGCCGAATCTGCCCAGTCCCTGACTGAGCAGAAGCCAAGGGATAATAATGTCGCCCATTTTGAAAGGGCTTATTTTTTTATGGAGGCAGAAGCCTATGGCTGCGATGAATCCCGCTATGAGTCCGCCGTGTATGGCGAGTCCGCCGTGCCAGATGGCAATCATTTCAAAGAAGCTGCCGCCGTAATAGTCCCACCGGAAGAGTACGTAATAGATCCGCGCGCCGATGAGGGCGAAAAGAAATGTGAAGAGAATGAAGTTCTCCGTCTCTTCCGATTTGATGCCGAGCTTAGCCGCTTTTCTGCGGGAAAAGTATATGGTGAGCAGCAGCCCTGTGATGTACATCAGGCTGTATATTCTCAGTTCAAAGAATCCGATTTTGAAAAGATAGGGGAACATTCAGCGGGTCTCCTTGTTTTTATAACTTTTGAGTTACTTTAAAGCCTGTTTTAGGTTTTTTTAATTGCTTAGTAAAGAAGTATGGGGGCAGTTAAAAAAAATTGTACAAAAATACCGCTGAAAAGCCCATTAATCCTTGATCTTTTCCTATGCAAATGTTAAAAGTCAAGTCCATTTCACACGCCTGATCACCATTTCCGGCGGCATGTGCCTGTTAAACAAGGTGCTTTCCGGAATACGGGCGGAGGAAAAACAAAAAGGAGGGACTTGTAATGTCCTATATTTCAATGAAAAACCTGCTTGAGGCAGGCGTTCACTTCGGTCACCAGACAAAACGCTGGAACCCCAAAATGTCCAAATATGTTTTCGGCGCGAGAAACGGTATCTACATTCTCGACCTTCAGAAAACCGTGCAGTGCTTCAATCAGGCTTACGAATTCACAAGAGACGCTTCCAAGGCAGGCAGCAAATTTCTCTTCGTGGGCACTAAAAAACAGGCTCAGGAAGCTATCAAGGAAGCTGCTGAGAAATGCGGCGCATTCTACGTAAACCAGAGATGGCTCGGCGGTATGCTCACTAACTTTGAAACAATCAAAGGACGTATCGCAAGGCTTAAAGAGCTTGAGGATATGTTTGAAAGCGGCTACATCAACAGATTCACCAAAAAAGAGCAGGCCGTTCTTCGCAGAGAGTTTGAAAAACTCACTAAAAACCTCAGCGGTATCAAAGAAATGACAGACATCCCCGATGTTATGTTCGTAATAGACATCAAACTTGAGCAGAACGCCATCAGCGAAGCTCACAAACTCGGCATACCCGTTGTTGCCATAGTTGACACCAACTGCGACCCCGACCTTGTAGACTTCCCCATCCCCGGTAACGATGATGCTATCCGTGCCTGCCAGCTTATCGCTGTGAGAATAGCCGACGCTGTTCTTGAAGGCAAACAGCTCAGAGAGGACAACCTTATTGAAGAGATCAGAAGCGCAGGCTCTGACGATGTTCCCGTTGAGGAAATAGTTGACGAAGCCGAACTCGCGAAAGAGCTCGCCTCTGTTAAACCCGAAATAAAGGATGAGGACTAATCACCATGGCAGAAATATCAGCAGCACTTGTAAAAGAACTCCGTGAGAAAACCGGCGCAGGCATGATGGACTGCAAAAAGGCTCTTTCTGAAACAAACGGCGACATGGAAGCGGCTATAGACTTTCTCAGGAAGAAAGGGCTTTCCGCCGCTGCTAAAAAAGAAGGCAGAATCGCAGCCGAAGGCGTTGTGGCGGACTGCCTTAAAGGAAACGTGGGCGTTATAGTTGAAATCAACTCCGAGACGGACTTCGTTGCCAAAAACGCGGATTTCCTCGCTTTCACAAAACAGATTGCGGAAATCATCACAGACAAAAATCCCGCTGATGTTGAGGCTCTTCTTCAGGTTCAGGCGGAAGGCAAGACAGTTGCCGAAGTCCTTAACGAGAAAATAGCCACAATTGGCGAAAAAATAAGCATACGCCGTTTCAAAAGATGTGAGGGCGGCAACATCGGCACTTACATCCACATGGGCGGTAAAATCGGCGTTGTTGTTGAGCTTGAGGGCGGAAACGCAGAGCTTGCGAAAGACATCTGCCTCCATGTTGCGGCTGCCAACCCCAAGTTCCTTGACTCCAGCTCAGTTGATCCCGCTTATATAGCGAAGGAAGAGGAAATCTTCGCCGCTAAACTTGCTGAGCAGGGCAAGCCCGCGAACATGATCCCCAACATAGTCAAGGGTCAGGTTGCCAAGCTCCTTAAGGAAGTGTGCCTTGTTCACCAGCCTTTCGTTAAGGATCCCGATACCACAATAGAAAAGCTTGCCGCCGATAAGGGCGCAAAAATCGTTTCCTTTACCCGCTTCCAGATGGGCGAGGGCATCGAAAAAAAGCAGGAAAACTTTGTGGAAGAGGTAATGAAACAGATCAAGCAGTAGGCTCCTGTTTCGTAACAGCTTTCTCAATAATGAAAAAAATTCAGGGTCTGCTTCCTTAGGGTGCAGACCCGATAATAAAGAATTTGAGACTGCCGCGTCGATTTGCTTCTCGCAGTGACGTAAGCTACTGTCATTGCGAACGAAGTGAAGCAATTTCATATACGCATTTCAAAAGGATAAGTCTGAAAAAATCTCCGGTCTGCTACCTTATGGGGCAGACCTTTTTTTATGCCTTGCGGTGCCTGTCCGCCTTTTCCGTTTTGATTCTGCTGAGATATTCATCCCCCACGACCTTAACAAAGGACGCCACAGGCAGGGCGATGATCATTCCTCCTATCCCCATCAGTGAGCCCCCCGCCATAAGAGCGAATATAACCGCGGTGGGGTGAAGCCCCAGAGACTCACCGACTATTTTCGGGGTGACATAATTGCTTTCCAGCGCCTGAACTATGGAGAAGCCTATTACCACCATGGCGGGATGGAGCAAATCCCCGTACTGAACAACGGAGAGCATAAGCGAGGCGGAGAAGCCGATCATGAAGCCGAGATAAGGCACAATGCTCAGCACTCCGGAGATAAGCCCCAGAAGTATGGCGGGCTTAACCCCCGCAATGAGCAGGACTATGGTGTAAGACACCCCGAGGAAGATCGCCACGAGCACCTGCCCCCTGAAATATCTGCTGAGGAGCGAGTTGAAGTGCATGAAGTGCTTAGGGTAGTCTATGCTTGAGGTTCCGGAGAACTTATCGAACATCTTGTCCTTTATGCTGCTGAAATCCTTGAGGAAATAGAATGTGAGGATAGGTATCAGCGCTATGTTGAGAAGAAGGCTCACTATGGTATTGACTGATCTCATCACTCCCTCAGCGGAGGAAAGAACCGTGCTGCCCACTCCTGCCAGCTTGGGAAGAAGCTGCTTTTGTATGTCTTCAAAGGAGATGTCTATTCCGAAGCGGTCTGTGAGCTTGTCCACAAGGCTGAAAAGCTTTTCGGAGTACGCGGGCAGAGCATCTGCCAGATGCACGCTCTCCTGATAGACAACGGGAACAATTGAGCCGAAAAACAGCACACTGACAAAAACAATTACAGCGTACAGCAGCAGGATTGACAGATAACGGGGAACCTTTTTGCTCTCAAACCAGTTTATCAGCGGATCGAAGAGATATGCGAGAAAAAAGGAGATAGCGAATATGGTCACAAGGGTCTGGAGCTTGATCACAAGGAGGATCACAACAGCCAGAGCGACAACTACAGCAATATTTTTAATTGTGAAATCGAATTTCATGATATTCATAAACGGATATTACGGCAGGTTTGCGGCGCTGTAAACAGGAATCGGCGGACTGTCAGTCCTTCACGCATGCCTCCATGGCGATCATTGCTTTTTTACGTGCGGAGCCCCAGCGGTAGCCCGTGACTGCCCCCGTATCCCGCAGTACCCTGTGGCAGGGGATCACGTAGCCTATGCGGTTCTGCCCCAGTGCCGTGCCGACGGCACGTGATGCGGAAGGAGCGCCTATCATCGCCGCCAGCTCCCCGTAGCTTGTGAAGACACCGTAAGGCAGGCTGAGAACTGCAGTCCAGACCTTGATCTGGAAGTTTGTCCCCTTCATGAAAACCCTTATCCCCTCCCCTTTTTCAGGTTTGAAAATCCTTCGTACTGTTTCCTCAACAGCTCCATCATCACGTATCAGTCTTGCGTTCTGCCAGCGGATTTTCAGATCTTCCGTTTCCGCTTCGGCACTGCTTTCATCGTGAAATGACAGAGCACAGAGCCCCCGCTCCGTGAGAGCTGCCATGCAGATGCCGAAGGGTGTAGGCTGAAATCCGTATTTTATTACGAGACCGCCGCCCATGCTCTTGTATTCCCCGGGAGTGACGGCATCGACACTGACAAAGAGATCATGCAGACGGGAAGGACCGCTTAAACCGGATTCGATAGCCGCCTCCAGCACTGAGCGGGATTCGTCAAGGAGCCTTTTCGCCGTTTCGATGGTGAGGCACTGCAAAAAACGCTTGGGGCTGATCCCTGCCCATTCGGTGAACATCCGCTGGACGTGAAACGGACTCAGACCCAGATGCGCAGCTATCTCATCCAGCGAGGGCTGCTCTCCGGCGTTCTGCTCTATGAAGCGTATGGCTTTTTCTATGCGGTAATAATCTGCATGGTTCATGCGCTGCCTTCCGTTTTTATGATAACAATAAAATAAACCGAAAAACGAACCGTATCCACCCGATTCTTGCGGAAAAAAAAGCCTCCATTTGGAAGGAGTCTGAGAAAACCTTCCTTTTCCATTAAAGAAAGGTTTTTTCAGTGCTGAAACCGTTAAAAAGCTGCGGTTTATTCCTTCGGTATACCCATCTTGATCAGGATGTCCTCAAGGAGGCACCACTTGGTGAACGCCGACTGGAGCAGGTTCAGTCCGACAAAGGCGGCAAGAAGA is a genomic window of Geovibrio thiophilus containing:
- a CDS encoding flavodoxin family protein, encoding MKVLIINGSPRAKGNCAWLSEQLAEKYSGEDCEVIALKDLKFSNCGGCENCRTGEGICETDDDLKAVLPKLLEADLIILSSPNYYAAVSGICKTFMDRWVCLKKRAGIPQFRPEQKLFFVFVQGAGNRGHGEPAVEWAKKVCTHYGLKFYGMVIPNCAADSRDGIRLKMDEIRMNLSMFL
- the lgt gene encoding prolipoprotein diacylglyceryl transferase; this translates as MFPYLFKIGFFELRIYSLMYITGLLLTIYFSRRKAAKLGIKSEETENFILFTFLFALIGARIYYVLFRWDYYGGSFFEMIAIWHGGLAIHGGLIAGFIAAIGFCLHKKISPFKMGDIIIPWLLLSQGLGRFGNFANGEAHGVPTLTPPSIIFRAENVFPQFWAQTLKTAGLNNNPESVSRLKDIAAQTPDGLAVTFMDKVYYIREYFPWGISFTNKFGAAAWRDFGTLPVHPTFFYEMFLNFIGFAILFIMWRKDSNIGTGRIVGGYLIAYGVIRALVTFFRADDLMLGLLRAPHIVSIIMVIAGIGFIINGHYRAKKL
- a CDS encoding AI-2E family transporter; translation: MKFDFTIKNIAVVVALAVVILLVIKLQTLVTIFAISFFLAYLFDPLINWFESKKVPRYLSILLLYAVIVFVSVLFFGSIVPVVYQESVHLADALPAYSEKLFSLVDKLTDRFGIDISFEDIQKQLLPKLAGVGSTVLSSAEGVMRSVNTIVSLLLNIALIPILTFYFLKDFSSIKDKMFDKFSGTSSIDYPKHFMHFNSLLSRYFRGQVLVAIFLGVSYTIVLLIAGVKPAILLGLISGVLSIVPYLGFMIGFSASLMLSVVQYGDLLHPAMVVIGFSIVQALESNYVTPKIVGESLGLHPTAVIFALMAGGSLMGIGGMIIALPVASFVKVVGDEYLSRIKTEKADRHRKA
- a CDS encoding YgaP family membrane protein, producing MSVKDILRLVPGIMILVSLALGVWVSQWWLLLAAFVGLNLLQSAFTKWCLLEDILIKMGIPKE
- a CDS encoding FecR family protein, which translates into the protein MRSTAILLTAFLLALPAFAAEKAGDIKLVNGKVEVLKEQQVVGRAAKPGTEFLTDDLIRTKRKSYAEVTFVDGSSVKIYERSRLKINGIERGKDYNADIQKGRVLFDIAKSEDVSGDFKVKTTTSIIGVKGTSFRIDVLPELTRVTVNEGVVEVSRLDVPEQSVLLNPGQSLLIRQDSDEMNVTRSQPETDIDYEDETDGLADRSALSENRAPVIQQPNLLLTSLQDGTRDIDQIYEKPQDRENLVEALTGRARIRIDFEH
- the rpsB gene encoding 30S ribosomal protein S2, translating into MSYISMKNLLEAGVHFGHQTKRWNPKMSKYVFGARNGIYILDLQKTVQCFNQAYEFTRDASKAGSKFLFVGTKKQAQEAIKEAAEKCGAFYVNQRWLGGMLTNFETIKGRIARLKELEDMFESGYINRFTKKEQAVLRREFEKLTKNLSGIKEMTDIPDVMFVIDIKLEQNAISEAHKLGIPVVAIVDTNCDPDLVDFPIPGNDDAIRACQLIAVRIADAVLEGKQLREDNLIEEIRSAGSDDVPVEEIVDEAELAKELASVKPEIKDED
- a CDS encoding bifunctional transcriptional activator/DNA repair enzyme AdaA; this encodes MNHADYYRIEKAIRFIEQNAGEQPSLDEIAAHLGLSPFHVQRMFTEWAGISPKRFLQCLTIETAKRLLDESRSVLEAAIESGLSGPSRLHDLFVSVDAVTPGEYKSMGGGLVIKYGFQPTPFGICMAALTERGLCALSFHDESSAEAETEDLKIRWQNARLIRDDGAVEETVRRIFKPEKGEGIRVFMKGTNFQIKVWTAVLSLPYGVFTSYGELAAMIGAPSASRAVGTALGQNRIGYVIPCHRVLRDTGAVTGYRWGSARKKAMIAMEACVKD
- a CDS encoding class II fructose-bisphosphate aldolase, with product MAVSYRELGLVNTREMFKKAMEGKYAVPAYNFNNLEQLQAIVTACVQTKSPLILQVSKGAREYANATMLRYMAMGATALAKEMGCEIPIALHLDHGDTFETCKDCVDFGFSSVMIDGSHHSFEDNIAVTKKVVEYAHQFDVTVEGELGVLAGIEDDVSAEKSHYTNPDEVEEFVKRTGVDSLAISIGTSHGAYKFKVKPGESVPPLRFDILEECEKRLPGFPIVLHGASSVVPKYVEIINNYGGKLDGAVGIPEEQLRKAAESAVCKINIDSDGRLAFTAMIRETLAKHPDEFDPRKYLKPARTELIELYKHKNLNVLGSAGKA
- the tsf gene encoding translation elongation factor Ts, with the translated sequence MAEISAALVKELREKTGAGMMDCKKALSETNGDMEAAIDFLRKKGLSAAAKKEGRIAAEGVVADCLKGNVGVIVEINSETDFVAKNADFLAFTKQIAEIITDKNPADVEALLQVQAEGKTVAEVLNEKIATIGEKISIRRFKRCEGGNIGTYIHMGGKIGVVVELEGGNAELAKDICLHVAAANPKFLDSSSVDPAYIAKEEEIFAAKLAEQGKPANMIPNIVKGQVAKLLKEVCLVHQPFVKDPDTTIEKLAADKGAKIVSFTRFQMGEGIEKKQENFVEEVMKQIKQ